One window from the genome of Variovorax sp. PAMC26660 encodes:
- a CDS encoding sugar phosphate isomerase/epimerase family protein, which produces MKTIKGPAIFLAQFAGDTAPFNTLDGIAGWAAGLGYKGVQIPSWDARLFDLKKAAESKTYCDEVKGTLAKHGLEITELSTHLQGQLVAVHPAYDAGFDGFAAPEVRGDPVRRQQWAVQQLHFAAKASANLGLTAHATFSGALAWPYLYSWPPRPPGLIEEAFDELARRWRPILDAFDAVGVDVGYEIHPGEDLHDGVSYEMFLERVNNHPRACLLYDPSHFLLQQLDYLAYIDHYHERIKIFHVKDAEFNPSGKQGVYGGFQNWINRAGRFRSLGDGQVNFKAIFSKMAQYDFPGWAVLEWECCIKHPEDGAREGANFIADHIIRVADRAFDDFAAGGVDVTANRKMLGLG; this is translated from the coding sequence ATGAAAACCATCAAGGGCCCCGCCATTTTTCTGGCCCAGTTCGCGGGAGACACCGCCCCCTTCAACACGCTCGACGGCATTGCCGGCTGGGCGGCCGGGCTGGGCTACAAGGGCGTGCAGATCCCGAGCTGGGACGCGCGCCTGTTCGATTTGAAGAAGGCCGCCGAGAGCAAGACCTACTGCGACGAAGTGAAAGGCACGCTCGCGAAGCACGGGCTGGAGATCACCGAACTCTCGACGCACCTGCAGGGCCAGTTGGTCGCGGTGCACCCGGCCTACGACGCGGGCTTCGACGGCTTCGCGGCGCCCGAGGTGCGCGGCGACCCGGTCAGGCGCCAGCAATGGGCGGTGCAGCAACTGCACTTCGCGGCCAAGGCGTCAGCCAACCTGGGGCTCACGGCGCACGCCACCTTCTCGGGCGCGCTGGCCTGGCCCTACCTGTACTCGTGGCCGCCGCGCCCGCCGGGACTCATCGAGGAAGCCTTCGACGAACTCGCGCGCCGCTGGCGCCCGATCCTCGATGCCTTCGACGCGGTGGGCGTGGACGTGGGCTACGAGATCCACCCCGGCGAAGACCTGCACGACGGCGTGAGCTACGAGATGTTTTTGGAGCGCGTGAACAACCATCCGCGCGCCTGCCTGCTGTACGACCCGAGCCACTTCCTGCTGCAGCAGCTCGACTACCTGGCCTACATCGACCACTACCACGAGCGCATCAAGATCTTTCACGTGAAGGACGCGGAGTTCAACCCGAGCGGCAAGCAGGGCGTGTACGGCGGCTTCCAGAACTGGATCAACCGGGCCGGGCGCTTCCGCTCGCTGGGCGACGGGCAGGTCAACTTCAAGGCCATCTTCTCGAAGATGGCGCAGTACGACTTTCCGGGCTGGGCGGTGCTGGAGTGGGAGTGCTGCATCAAGCACCCGGAAGACGGCGCGCGCGAAGGCGCGAACTTCATTGCCGATCACATCATCCGCGTGGCCGATCGGGCCTTCGACGACTTCGCAGCCGGCGGCGTCGACGTGACGGCCAACCGGAAGATGCTCGGCCTGGGCTGA
- a CDS encoding catalase family protein, translating into MNTATLSTAPVRFDPSVETVTDDEAKTQAELVATLLGMSRTMADHTGHAARSVHAKSHGLLHGELHVLDGLPEPLAQGLFAAPRSYPVVMRLSTPPAEMLDDRVSLPRGMALKVQGVEGERVEGAEGGHTQDFLFVDGPVFPAPDAKGFLKSLKLVAGTTDKAPNAKRVLSSVLQGVEKVVEAVGGQSGTLIAMGGHPETHPLGATFFSQVPMRYGAYIAKLQLAPVSPNLLALEGKPIDLHDKPDGTREAVVDLVRQQPAEWELRVQLCTDLERMPVEDASVEWPQELSPFVAVARIRIGPQAGWSDDLAREIDDGMAFNPWHALAAHRPLGNVMRARKAAYAASSNYRSERNGCPLHR; encoded by the coding sequence ATGAACACCGCCACCCTTTCCACTGCACCCGTTCGCTTCGACCCGTCCGTCGAGACCGTGACCGACGACGAAGCCAAGACCCAGGCCGAGCTGGTCGCCACGCTGCTCGGCATGTCCAGAACCATGGCCGACCACACCGGCCATGCGGCGCGCAGCGTGCATGCCAAGAGCCACGGCCTGCTGCACGGCGAGCTGCACGTGCTCGACGGCCTGCCCGAGCCGCTCGCACAGGGGCTCTTTGCCGCACCGCGCAGCTACCCGGTCGTGATGCGCCTTTCAACGCCACCGGCCGAGATGCTGGACGACCGCGTCTCGCTGCCGCGCGGCATGGCGCTCAAGGTGCAGGGCGTCGAGGGTGAGCGGGTCGAAGGCGCGGAGGGCGGCCACACGCAGGACTTCCTGTTCGTCGACGGACCCGTGTTCCCCGCACCCGACGCCAAGGGTTTTCTCAAGAGCCTCAAGCTGGTCGCAGGCACCACCGACAAGGCGCCGAATGCCAAGCGCGTGCTGTCGAGCGTCTTGCAGGGCGTGGAGAAAGTCGTCGAGGCCGTCGGCGGCCAGAGCGGCACGCTGATCGCGATGGGTGGCCACCCCGAGACCCATCCGCTCGGCGCCACCTTCTTCTCGCAGGTGCCGATGCGTTACGGCGCCTACATCGCCAAGCTGCAGTTGGCGCCGGTGTCGCCCAATCTGCTGGCGCTCGAAGGCAAGCCCATCGACCTGCATGACAAGCCCGACGGCACGCGCGAGGCGGTGGTCGACCTGGTGCGGCAGCAGCCCGCCGAATGGGAGCTGCGCGTGCAACTGTGTACCGACCTGGAGCGCATGCCCGTCGAAGACGCCTCGGTCGAATGGCCGCAAGAGCTGAGTCCCTTCGTGGCCGTGGCGCGCATCCGCATCGGCCCGCAGGCCGGCTGGAGCGACGACCTGGCGCGCGAGATCGACGACGGCATGGCCTTCAACCCCTGGCATGCGCTGGCCGCGCACAGGCCGCTGGGCAATGTGATGCGGGCGCGCAAGGCGGCGTACGCGGCCTCGTCGAACTACCGCAGCGAACGCAACGGCTGCCCGCTGCACCGCTGA
- a CDS encoding PLP-dependent aminotransferase family protein: MEPLFELAIRLPDSGSRDLLREVHRQLRSAILDGRLQPGARLPATRALALRLGVSRNTMLAAYDLLLSEGYLLARPGAGTYVADTLPQSRRGRAARGTAAKRDPRLVPLNVPGADLAPTLQPRPSRDDFRVGLPDVAAFPFDIWRRLSDRALRRVAREPADYADPQGQASLREAIAKHVSFTRAVGCTADDIVVTAGAQQAFGLLARILIVPGRTVVAVEELFYPSLREAMMAAGAKVVTVPTDTEGLCVERLPPEARVICVTPSHQFPTGVAMSPQRRAALLAFARARNAVVIEDDYDSEFRFAGRPLDALQTLDRAESVFYIGTFSKSLFPALRLGFVVAPPWARAALVRARELADWHGPVLGQEALAAFIAEGHLARHIRKMRKLYGARRSALLAALVRHGAGRLEPIPSDAGLHLSAWLRGDTRADTVVERAAAAGITLPPLSRFALDPLAPDAPNGLAFGYGLIGESQIDGAIRRLVQLL, from the coding sequence ATGGAGCCACTTTTCGAACTCGCGATCCGCCTGCCCGACAGCGGCTCGCGCGACCTGCTGCGCGAGGTGCACCGCCAGTTGCGCAGCGCCATCCTCGACGGCCGGCTGCAGCCCGGCGCGCGCCTGCCGGCCACGCGCGCGCTGGCGCTGCGCCTGGGCGTCTCGCGCAACACCATGCTCGCGGCCTACGACCTGCTGCTGAGCGAGGGCTACCTGCTGGCGCGCCCCGGCGCCGGCACCTATGTGGCCGACACCCTGCCCCAGTCGCGGCGCGGCCGCGCTGCCAGGGGCACGGCCGCAAAGCGCGATCCGCGCCTCGTGCCGCTGAATGTGCCGGGCGCCGACCTCGCACCCACCTTGCAACCGAGGCCTTCGCGCGACGACTTCCGTGTCGGCCTGCCCGACGTCGCAGCCTTTCCTTTCGACATCTGGCGCCGCCTGTCCGACCGCGCGCTGCGCCGCGTCGCGCGCGAGCCGGCCGACTACGCCGACCCGCAGGGCCAGGCCTCGCTGCGCGAGGCCATCGCGAAGCACGTGTCGTTCACGCGCGCGGTCGGCTGCACCGCCGACGACATCGTCGTCACCGCCGGCGCGCAGCAGGCCTTCGGGCTGCTGGCGCGCATCCTCATCGTGCCGGGGCGCACGGTGGTCGCGGTCGAGGAACTGTTCTACCCGTCGCTGCGCGAAGCCATGATGGCCGCCGGCGCGAAGGTGGTCACCGTGCCGACCGACACCGAGGGCCTGTGCGTGGAGCGCCTGCCGCCCGAGGCGCGCGTGATCTGCGTGACACCTTCGCACCAGTTTCCCACCGGCGTGGCGATGTCGCCGCAGCGGCGCGCCGCGCTGCTGGCCTTCGCGCGGGCCCGCAACGCCGTGGTGATCGAGGACGACTACGACAGCGAATTCCGCTTCGCCGGCCGCCCGCTCGACGCGCTGCAGACGCTCGACCGCGCCGAGTCGGTCTTCTACATCGGCACCTTCTCCAAGAGCCTGTTCCCCGCGCTGCGGCTGGGCTTCGTGGTCGCGCCGCCCTGGGCGCGCGCGGCGCTGGTGCGGGCGCGCGAGCTGGCCGACTGGCACGGCCCGGTGCTCGGGCAGGAGGCGCTTGCGGCCTTCATCGCCGAAGGGCACCTGGCGCGCCACATCCGCAAGATGCGCAAGCTGTACGGCGCGCGGCGCAGTGCGCTGCTGGCGGCACTGGTGCGGCATGGCGCGGGGCGGCTGGAACCGATCCCGTCCGATGCGGGGCTGCACCTGTCGGCCTGGCTGCGCGGAGACACGCGTGCCGACACCGTGGTCGAGCGCGCCGCTGCGGCCGGCATCACGCTGCCGCCGCTCTCGCGCTTCGCGCTGGACCCGCTGGCGCCCGATGCACCCAACGGCCTGGCCTTCGGCTACGGGCTGATCGGCGAATCGCAGATCGACGGCGCGATCCGCCGGCTCGTGCAACTGCTCTGA
- a CDS encoding MFS transporter — protein MNTTEFATTPQPQAERLPLGLAWLALGAFAIGTESFMVAGLLPVLAADLQVSATRAGQLVLLFALSYAIGSPLMAALFARFGRRPLLITSLAAFSGLTLAAAMAHGFAQLALARVALGLVAGVFLPTASAVAAAMVSPALRGRALAIVTGGGTLAVALGVPLGAWIAGWGGWRMAYLLIAGVAALATWGLVLGLPRKLALAAAVATERTPAFAVARAPGVLPGLLVSMLWATGGFSFYTYLSLFLSGTLGFGAQGVSAVFAAIGVAAAFGTAAGGWATDRFGADRMAQGFALMLVVILGGLSFSAQMLPHGLALPLIVGLSALWGFAGWGFGPAQAVRLIRLAPERAPMTLSLHASAIYLGIAAGSALGGAAIDLFGVSAVGWVGGASQLAGLMLLLHAAHRARAANSLPAAPAAA, from the coding sequence ATGAACACCACCGAATTCGCAACAACCCCGCAGCCGCAAGCCGAGCGCCTGCCACTCGGCCTGGCGTGGCTCGCGCTGGGCGCCTTCGCCATCGGCACCGAAAGCTTCATGGTCGCGGGCCTGCTGCCGGTGCTGGCAGCCGACCTGCAGGTCAGCGCCACGCGGGCCGGCCAACTGGTGCTGCTGTTCGCGCTGAGCTACGCCATCGGCTCGCCGTTGATGGCCGCGCTGTTCGCGCGCTTCGGCCGGCGGCCGTTGCTGATCACCAGCCTTGCGGCCTTTTCGGGCCTGACGCTGGCAGCGGCGATGGCGCATGGCTTCGCGCAACTGGCGCTGGCGCGGGTGGCGCTCGGCCTGGTGGCGGGCGTGTTCCTGCCGACGGCGAGCGCGGTGGCGGCGGCGATGGTTTCGCCGGCACTGCGCGGAAGGGCGCTGGCCATCGTGACCGGCGGCGGCACGCTGGCGGTGGCGCTCGGCGTGCCGCTGGGCGCATGGATCGCAGGTTGGGGCGGCTGGCGCATGGCTTATCTGCTGATCGCTGGAGTGGCGGCGCTGGCGACCTGGGGCCTGGTACTCGGGCTGCCGCGCAAGCTGGCACTGGCAGCAGCAGTGGCGACCGAACGCACGCCGGCCTTTGCCGTGGCGCGCGCGCCGGGCGTGCTGCCGGGATTGCTGGTCAGCATGCTCTGGGCCACGGGCGGCTTCAGCTTCTACACGTACCTCTCGCTGTTCCTGTCGGGCACGCTGGGCTTCGGGGCGCAGGGCGTGAGCGCGGTGTTCGCCGCCATCGGCGTGGCGGCCGCCTTCGGCACCGCGGCCGGCGGCTGGGCCACCGACCGCTTCGGCGCGGACCGCATGGCGCAGGGCTTCGCGCTGATGCTGGTCGTGATCCTGGGCGGGCTGTCGTTCTCGGCGCAGATGCTGCCGCACGGGCTGGCACTGCCGCTGATCGTGGGCCTGTCGGCGCTGTGGGGCTTTGCCGGCTGGGGCTTCGGCCCGGCGCAGGCGGTGCGGTTGATTCGCCTGGCACCGGAGCGCGCGCCGATGACGCTGTCGCTGCACGCTTCGGCGATCTACCTCGGCATTGCGGCGGGCTCGGCACTCGGCGGGGCGGCCATCGACCTGTTCGGCGTCAGCGCAGTGGGCTGGGTGGGCGGGGCCAGCCAACTGGCGGGATTGATGCTGTTGTTGCACGCTGCACACAGGGCGCGGGCTGCGAATTCGCTCCCGGCTGCCCCGGCCGCCGCCTGA
- the infA gene encoding translation initiation factor IF-1: protein MPKEELIEMNGAVTEVLPDSRYRVTLDNGHQLIAYSGGKMRKHHIRILAGDKVSLELSPYDLTKGRITFRHLERRGPPPSSGGNNSPRR from the coding sequence ATGCCCAAGGAAGAACTGATCGAAATGAACGGCGCAGTGACCGAAGTCCTGCCCGACTCGCGCTACCGCGTCACGCTCGACAACGGCCATCAGCTGATCGCCTACAGCGGCGGCAAGATGCGCAAGCACCACATCCGCATCCTGGCGGGTGACAAGGTGTCGCTCGAACTCTCGCCTTACGACCTGACCAAGGGCCGTATCACCTTCCGTCACCTGGAGCGCCGCGGCCCGCCGCCAAGCTCCGGCGGCAACAACTCACCCCGCCGCTGA
- the dbpA gene encoding ATP-dependent RNA helicase DbpA has product MTTPNPTAGGPQAQAPADNGFAALALSPQMLANLTQLGYTQMTPIQAAALPPALLGKDLIAQAKTGSGKTAAFALALLANLNARRFAIQAMVLCPTRELADQVTTEIRRLARAEENIKVVTLCGGVALRGQIASLEHGAHIVVGTPGRIMDHLDRGNLDLSALNTLVLDEADRMLDMGFFEDIVKVARQCPKERQTLLFSATYPEGIAKLAQQFMKSPQQITVQAQHEGSKIRQRWYQVKDSDRLHTVSLLLDHFRPVSTLAFCNTKQQCRDLVEVLQAQGFSALALFGELEQRERDQVLVQFSNRSCSVLVATDVAARGLDISQLEAVINVDVTPDSEIHIHRVGRTGRVGQSGDAEGLALNLASMNEMGSVGKIEQLQGRESEWHELAELTPGKGEPMKPPMATLQIVGGRKEKIRAGDVLGALTGDCGYAKDQVGKINVNEFSTYVAVDRTIAEEAVRKLSSGRVKGKSVRVRLLTLQDLDQ; this is encoded by the coding sequence ATGACCACACCCAATCCCACAGCCGGCGGCCCGCAAGCCCAGGCCCCAGCCGACAACGGCTTTGCCGCGCTGGCGCTCTCGCCCCAGATGCTGGCCAACCTCACGCAGCTCGGCTACACGCAGATGACGCCGATCCAGGCGGCCGCACTGCCGCCGGCACTGCTCGGCAAGGACCTGATCGCGCAGGCCAAGACCGGCAGCGGCAAGACCGCCGCCTTTGCCCTGGCGCTGCTCGCCAACCTCAATGCACGCCGCTTCGCCATCCAGGCGATGGTGCTGTGCCCCACGCGCGAGCTGGCCGACCAGGTCACGACCGAAATCCGCCGACTGGCGCGTGCGGAAGAAAACATCAAGGTGGTCACGCTCTGCGGCGGCGTCGCGCTGCGCGGGCAGATCGCCAGCCTGGAGCACGGCGCGCACATCGTGGTCGGCACGCCCGGCCGCATCATGGATCACCTGGACCGCGGCAACCTCGACCTCTCGGCGCTCAACACGCTGGTGCTGGACGAAGCCGATCGCATGCTGGACATGGGCTTCTTCGAGGACATCGTGAAGGTGGCGCGCCAGTGCCCCAAGGAACGCCAGACGCTGCTGTTCTCGGCCACGTACCCCGAAGGCATCGCCAAGCTCGCGCAGCAGTTCATGAAGAGCCCGCAGCAGATCACGGTGCAGGCGCAGCATGAAGGCAGCAAGATCCGCCAGCGCTGGTACCAGGTGAAGGACAGCGACCGGCTGCACACCGTGAGCCTGCTGCTGGACCATTTCCGCCCCGTGAGCACGCTGGCCTTCTGCAACACCAAGCAGCAGTGCCGCGACCTCGTCGAGGTGCTGCAGGCCCAGGGCTTCAGCGCGCTGGCGCTGTTCGGCGAGCTGGAGCAGCGCGAGCGCGACCAGGTGCTGGTGCAGTTTTCCAACCGCAGTTGCTCGGTGCTGGTGGCCACCGACGTGGCGGCACGCGGCCTGGACATCTCGCAGCTCGAAGCGGTGATCAACGTCGACGTGACACCCGACTCCGAAATCCACATCCACCGCGTCGGCCGCACCGGCCGCGTGGGCCAGTCGGGCGACGCCGAAGGCCTGGCACTGAACCTGGCCAGCATGAACGAGATGGGCAGCGTCGGAAAGATCGAGCAGCTGCAGGGCCGCGAATCCGAATGGCACGAACTGGCCGAGCTGACGCCCGGCAAGGGCGAGCCGATGAAGCCGCCCATGGCCACGCTGCAGATCGTGGGCGGGCGCAAGGAAAAGATCCGCGCCGGCGACGTGCTGGGCGCGCTGACCGGCGACTGCGGCTATGCCAAGGACCAGGTCGGCAAGATCAACGTCAACGAGTTCTCGACCTACGTGGCGGTCGATCGCACCATCGCCGAAGAAGCCGTGCGCAAGCTCTCGAGCGGGCGCGTGAAGGGCAAGTCGGTCAGGGTGCGGCTGCTGACGCTGCAGGACCTGGACCAGTAA
- a CDS encoding MATE family efflux transporter, which produces MPITETGGVAERPRFVSGSLLRHVCIMAGTGAIGLIAVFAVDLINLFYISLLGEKATAAAVGFAGVVGFFHASLCIGLTIGIAAVVSRTVGAGRTSDARRIATASLVLMAALSVVVGSGTAFFLHSALHALGAEGETARLAQRYLAVTVHTLPLLGIGMACSALLRSVGDARRSMVVTLAAAFVTAVLDPILIFGFGLGLDGAAISAVVSRAVLAAIGLHGVLVKHHMLGRFDASRLAGDARALAGVAGPAVLTNLATPVGAAFVTHAIAQFGPSAVAGAATIDRLTPVAFGLVYALSGAVGPILAQNLGAGQYRRVQEGLRDSLLFMVASVAVAWLVLALGQGVLIRAFSAEGQAAELIALFCTWLAPSFFFAGGLFVANASFNNLGHPLLSTAFNWGRATMGTIPFAWWGSHHGAPGVLIGQAVGSSLFGLFAVVVAFRLAAKLARQQAPDVAPAPVLDAPVAPTSAHGEAAALATPQPPAVTGPGPAASAAAP; this is translated from the coding sequence ATGCCAATAACCGAAACAGGGGGTGTCGCCGAGCGCCCGCGCTTCGTTTCGGGGTCGCTGCTGCGCCATGTTTGCATCATGGCTGGCACCGGTGCCATCGGGCTGATCGCGGTGTTCGCGGTCGACCTGATCAACCTCTTCTACATCTCGCTGCTCGGGGAGAAAGCGACGGCTGCGGCGGTCGGCTTCGCGGGCGTGGTGGGCTTCTTTCATGCATCGCTGTGCATCGGGTTGACCATCGGCATCGCGGCGGTGGTGTCGCGCACGGTGGGCGCTGGCCGCACCAGTGATGCGCGCCGTATCGCCACTGCGAGCCTGGTGCTGATGGCGGCGCTGTCGGTGGTGGTGGGCAGCGGCACGGCCTTCTTCCTGCACTCTGCGTTGCATGCCCTCGGCGCCGAGGGCGAGACGGCCCGGCTCGCGCAGCGCTACCTGGCGGTGACGGTGCACACGCTGCCCCTGCTGGGCATCGGCATGGCGTGTTCGGCGCTGCTGCGTTCGGTCGGCGATGCGCGCCGCTCGATGGTGGTCACGCTGGCGGCGGCCTTCGTGACGGCGGTGCTCGACCCGATATTGATCTTCGGTTTCGGCCTGGGGCTCGACGGCGCGGCCATCAGCGCGGTGGTCTCGCGCGCGGTGCTGGCGGCCATCGGGCTGCATGGCGTGCTGGTGAAGCACCACATGCTCGGGCGCTTCGATGCGTCACGGCTGGCTGGCGATGCGCGCGCGTTGGCGGGCGTGGCGGGGCCGGCGGTGCTGACGAACCTTGCCACGCCGGTGGGCGCGGCCTTCGTCACGCATGCCATTGCGCAGTTCGGCCCTTCGGCGGTGGCGGGCGCGGCCACCATCGACCGGCTGACGCCGGTGGCTTTCGGGCTGGTCTATGCGCTCAGCGGCGCGGTCGGGCCGATCCTGGCGCAGAACCTGGGCGCGGGCCAGTACCGCCGCGTGCAGGAAGGGCTGCGCGACAGCCTGCTGTTCATGGTGGCGTCGGTGGCCGTCGCGTGGCTGGTGCTGGCCTTGGGCCAGGGCGTGCTGATCCGCGCGTTCTCGGCCGAAGGGCAGGCGGCGGAGTTGATCGCTCTGTTCTGCACCTGGCTGGCGCCCAGCTTCTTCTTCGCGGGCGGGCTGTTCGTGGCGAACGCCTCGTTCAACAACCTCGGGCATCCGCTGCTGTCGACCGCGTTCAATTGGGGGCGCGCGACGATGGGGACGATTCCGTTCGCCTGGTGGGGCTCGCACCACGGTGCGCCAGGCGTGCTGATCGGGCAGGCTGTGGGCTCGTCGCTGTTCGGGTTGTTCGCCGTGGTGGTGGCGTTCCGGCTGGCCGCGAAGCTGGCGCGGCAGCAGGCGCCAGACGTGGCGCCTGCGCCGGTGCTCGATGCACCGGTGGCGCCGACCTCGGCGCATGGCGAGGCCGCGGCGCTTGCCACGCCACAGCCCCCGGCCGTTACTGGTCCAGGTCCTGCAGCGTCAGCAGCCGCACCCTGA
- a CDS encoding MerR family transcriptional regulator yields MLLKVGELARYTGLTVRALHHYDAIGLLAPSARSEAGYRLYNAADIGRLHAIQALRLLGLPLAEIGGLLGAESGSLPAIIQRQIASLDQQIAQASALRERLALLEERLAEGAQPDMKDWLATLEQMTAYGRYFSPAEIKSLMANWSAVASQWPPLIADVAALMARGVPSDAPEVQPLAYRWMNLMGQWMDGNYDLVTRWGEMYRREPVARRDDGPPAELIDYIGAAIGLRMAALLRHLDTEDFARLGKPPEDEWRRLGEELAALQARNVPPGDDAVQAIALAWVRLFDAFTDHDPALAARLMKAMATEPVLQAAAVVGPAVRDYLLQAIAIRQQKSPAAGPATP; encoded by the coding sequence GTGCTGCTCAAAGTCGGAGAACTCGCCAGATACACCGGCCTCACGGTGCGCGCGCTGCATCACTACGACGCCATCGGACTGCTCGCGCCCTCGGCACGTTCGGAGGCCGGCTACCGGCTCTACAACGCCGCCGACATCGGCCGCCTGCACGCCATCCAGGCGCTGCGGCTGCTGGGCCTGCCGCTGGCGGAAATCGGCGGGCTGCTCGGCGCTGAAAGCGGATCGCTGCCCGCGATCATCCAGCGCCAGATCGCATCGCTCGACCAGCAGATCGCCCAGGCCTCGGCGCTGCGCGAACGGCTCGCCTTGCTCGAAGAGCGGCTCGCCGAAGGTGCCCAGCCCGACATGAAGGACTGGCTCGCCACGCTGGAGCAGATGACCGCCTACGGCCGCTACTTCAGCCCCGCAGAGATCAAGTCGCTGATGGCCAACTGGAGCGCCGTGGCCAGCCAGTGGCCGCCGCTCATCGCCGACGTGGCCGCGCTGATGGCGCGTGGCGTGCCCTCCGATGCGCCCGAGGTGCAGCCGCTCGCCTACCGCTGGATGAACCTCATGGGCCAGTGGATGGACGGCAACTACGACCTCGTCACGCGCTGGGGCGAGATGTACCGGCGCGAGCCGGTGGCGCGGCGCGACGATGGGCCGCCGGCCGAACTGATCGACTACATCGGCGCGGCCATCGGCCTGCGCATGGCCGCGCTGCTGCGCCACCTGGACACCGAAGACTTCGCGCGCCTGGGCAAGCCGCCCGAAGACGAATGGCGCCGCCTCGGCGAAGAACTCGCTGCGCTTCAGGCCCGCAACGTGCCGCCCGGGGACGATGCAGTGCAAGCCATCGCGCTCGCCTGGGTGCGGCTCTTCGATGCCTTCACCGACCACGACCCGGCGCTGGCCGCGCGGCTGATGAAGGCCATGGCCACCGAGCCCGTGTTGCAGGCGGCCGCCGTGGTCGGCCCCGCGGTGCGCGACTACCTGCTGCAGGCCATCGCCATACGCCAACAAAAAAGTCCGGCGGCCGGCCCCGCCACCCCTTGA
- a CDS encoding acyltransferase family protein, translating into MNNANTPQRLHALDNLRALMMWLGIVLHVAINHLTLADSPLPWRDPKTSPVADLLLIFIHSFRMPVFFVLAGFFVALLVERRGANGMLKNRGLRLALPFALFWPPLFALTTVLAMVYIHLTARGVPGIDTALTPARQPGGSPFNTMHLWFLYQLFWLSVAARAGVRLQRFVPAPLRETIARGFTGLASRRWGFAVLALPLAFVGSFYPSGIVATSSSFLPPLAEWVQSGLFFVFGWYLYAQQDRLLALFAARCKGHALAGLAFFAATVVLLGASKTSGPHQLPHPAFWIALAYNACAWLWSLALIGGFVRYLPRQNAVLAYLSQSSYWVYLVHMLGTVGFGILLFNAPIGALTKMGLNIAATSLVALASYQLLVRHTPIGRLLNGQRKEEEKRSTRKSTKARVLAAK; encoded by the coding sequence ATGAACAACGCAAACACACCCCAACGGCTCCACGCGCTCGACAACCTGCGCGCCCTGATGATGTGGCTCGGCATCGTGCTGCACGTGGCCATCAACCACCTCACCCTCGCCGACTCGCCGCTGCCCTGGCGCGACCCGAAAACATCGCCGGTGGCCGATCTGCTGCTGATCTTCATCCACAGCTTTCGCATGCCGGTGTTCTTCGTGCTGGCCGGCTTCTTCGTTGCGCTGCTGGTCGAGCGGCGCGGCGCGAACGGCATGCTGAAGAACCGTGGCCTGCGGCTGGCGTTGCCCTTCGCGCTGTTCTGGCCGCCGCTGTTCGCGCTGACCACCGTGCTCGCGATGGTCTACATCCACCTGACGGCGCGCGGCGTGCCGGGCATCGACACCGCACTGACGCCCGCGCGCCAGCCGGGCGGCTCGCCCTTCAACACAATGCACCTGTGGTTCCTGTACCAACTGTTCTGGCTCAGCGTGGCGGCCAGGGCCGGCGTGCGGCTGCAGCGCTTCGTGCCGGCGCCATTGCGCGAGACCATCGCGCGCGGCTTCACCGGGCTGGCTTCGCGCCGCTGGGGTTTCGCGGTGCTCGCGCTGCCACTGGCTTTCGTCGGCTCGTTCTATCCGTCGGGCATCGTGGCGACCAGCAGCTCGTTCCTGCCGCCGCTTGCCGAGTGGGTGCAGAGCGGATTGTTCTTCGTGTTCGGCTGGTATCTGTACGCGCAACAAGATCGCCTGCTGGCGCTGTTCGCGGCGCGCTGCAAGGGCCATGCGCTGGCCGGGCTGGCGTTCTTCGCGGCGACCGTGGTGTTGCTCGGTGCGTCGAAGACCAGCGGCCCGCACCAACTGCCGCACCCCGCGTTCTGGATCGCCTTGGCCTACAACGCCTGCGCGTGGCTCTGGAGCCTGGCACTGATCGGCGGCTTCGTGCGCTACCTGCCGCGCCAGAACGCGGTGCTGGCGTACCTCTCGCAAAGCTCGTACTGGGTGTACCTGGTGCACATGCTGGGCACCGTCGGCTTCGGCATCCTGCTGTTCAACGCGCCCATCGGCGCACTGACGAAGATGGGCCTGAACATCGCGGCCACCTCGCTGGTGGCGCTGGCCAGCTACCAGTTGCTGGTGCGGCACACGCCCATCGGGCGGCTGCTGAACGGTCAGCGCAAAGAAGAAGAAAAGCGCTCGACCAGAAAATCGACGAAGGCGCGCGTCTTGGCCGCCAAGTGA